In Callospermophilus lateralis isolate mCalLat2 chromosome 10, mCalLat2.hap1, whole genome shotgun sequence, a single genomic region encodes these proteins:
- the Agtr1 gene encoding type-1 angiotensin II receptor — MNLNSSIDDGIKRIQDDCPKAGRHNYIFIMIPTLYSIIFVVGIFGNSLVVIVIYFYMKMKTVASVFLLNLALADLCFLLTLPLWAVYTAMEYRWPFGNYLCKIASASVSFNLYASVFLLTCLSIDRYLAIVHPMKSRLRRTMLVAKVTCIIIWLLAGLASLPSVIHRNVFFIENTNVTVCAFHYEANNSIVPVGMGLTKNVLGFIFPFLIILTSYTLIWKALKKAYAIQKNKPRNDDIFKIIMAIVLFFFFSWVPHQIFTFLDVLIQLGVIRNCKISDIVDTAMPITICIAYFNNCLNPLFYGFLGKKFKKYFLQLLKYIPPKPKTHSNLSTKMSTLSYRHSDNLSSSTKKSAPPPFEIE; from the coding sequence ATGAACCTCAACTCTTCCATAGATGATGGTATTAAAAGAATCCAAGATGACTGCCCCAAAGCTGGCAGGCACAATTACATATTTATCATGATTCCTACTCTATACAGCATCATCTTCGTGGTGGGAATATTTGGAAACAGCTTGGTGGTGATCGTCATTTACTTTTACATGAAAATGAAGACCGTGGCCAGTGTTTTCCTTTTGAATTTAGCGTTggctgacctctgctttttgctgACATTGCCGCTGTGGGCTGTCTACACTGCTATGGAATACCGCTGGCCCTTTGGCAACTACCTGTGTAAGATTGCTTCAGCCAGCGTCAGTTTCAACCTCTATGCCAGTGTGTTTCTGCTCACGTGTCTCAGTATCGACCGCTACCTGGCCATCGTCCACCCCATGAAATCTCGCCTCCGACGCACAATGCTTGTGGCCAAAGTCACCTGCATCATTATATGGCTGCTGGCCGGCTTGGCCAGTTTGCCATCTGTCATCCACCGAAATGTCTTTTTCATCGAGAACACCAATGTCACGGTTTGTGCTTTCCATTATGAGGCCAACAACTCAATTGTCCCCGTCGGGATGGGACTGACCAAAAACGTCCTgggtttcatctttccttttctgaTTATTCTGACAAGTTACACTCTTATTTGGAAGGCCCTCAAGAAGGCTTATGCCATCCAGAAGAACAAGCCGAGAAATGATGATATCTTTAAGATAATTATGGCAattgtgcttttctttttcttctcctgggTTCCCCACCAAATCTTCACCTTCCTGGATGTGTTGATTCAGCTGGGTGTCATACGCAACTGTAAAATCTCAGATATTGTGGACACAGCCATGCCCATCACCATTTGCATTGCTTATTTTAACAATTGCCTCAATCCTCTTTTCTATGGCTTTCTggggaagaaatttaaaaaatattttctccagcTTCTGAAATACATTCCCCCAAAGCCCAAGACCCACTCAAATCTATCAACAAAAATGAGCACGCTCTCCTACCGCCACTCCGATAATTTAAGCTCCTCCACCAAGAAGTCGGCGCCACCGCCTTTTGAGATAGAGTGA